A genomic segment from Arcobacter sp. CECT 8986 encodes:
- a CDS encoding formate dehydrogenase subunit alpha produces MGKNILNEMSLKLGRRNFLKLASIGAGIGATSMFASTKSVREATEEEIRNPFPGSKKVKTICSICSAGCGVVAEVQNGVWVRQDVAQDHPISEGSHCCKGIDQIDLVKSKQRVKHPLKKVDGKWQRISWKQAIEEISEKMLKLRAENGPDVAMFLGSAKFNLQQAFYFRKFAAMWGTNNIDHVARIUHSATVAGVANTWGYGAMTNHFGDVVGNSKAILMIGANSAVANPIGFKHFLQAKDRNNAKLIVVDPVYTKSAAKADHYLRIRTGTDVAFIYGLLHLIFKNGWEDKEFIDSRVYGMDEVRQEAKKWTPEVTADVTGIPAEKIIQLATLLAKTKPTTVVWALGITQHSTGTSNTRILPILQLVLGNMGKKGGGCNIIRGHDNVQGSTDMCCLSDSLPGYYGLSEASWKYYSKAWGVDYKWLQNRFHSPKWMNEKGFSLAKWWQGVLQEEKTYSSSPIRALWVQGTGITSMAQTAKVKEALDKLDLLVVAEPFVNEAAVITNKTDNIYVLPVCTQFETEGSVTATNRSSQWRSKVVDPLYESKEDHQVMFEFAKKFGFYDEYVKAMKMDIVDNEIKVVKDDFIWPDDAANELARTVKTIGLGGWTVNRLREHQENWHLFDPITLEGRGKMKGQYYGLPWPSWDKKHPGSPILYDVDTPMLKGGMGFRNRFGLEHDGISQLPDERVSVKDSKVKGGYPEITKDNIEEVLNIKLTEDEKRKMGANWKVDLSGIIQEKCNAAGVCVYGNAKARAKVWTFPDPIPKHREPIHSPRFDLVQKYPTYEDQTNNFRVDVKFKSEQMEQDWSKEFPTMLVTMRLVNLSGAGMIERTSKYLSHITPDMFANINPELAAKYGLRDGDDMWLHSPQGTKIKVKAQYSNRVTPDRIALPYNFAGVMQGVDMSANYPEGTKPYAIGESSNTITNYGFDVITQIPEFNAGLCRIERA; encoded by the coding sequence ATGTCTTTGAAACTAGGAAGAAGAAATTTTCTAAAACTTGCTTCAATCGGTGCAGGGATTGGTGCAACATCAATGTTTGCATCAACAAAAAGTGTAAGAGAAGCAACAGAAGAAGAGATAAGAAATCCTTTTCCAGGGTCAAAGAAAGTAAAAACAATATGTAGTATATGCTCAGCAGGATGCGGAGTAGTAGCAGAAGTACAAAATGGAGTATGGGTAAGACAAGATGTGGCACAAGACCATCCAATAAGTGAAGGTAGTCACTGTTGTAAAGGTATAGATCAAATAGATTTAGTAAAAAGTAAACAAAGAGTAAAACACCCATTAAAAAAAGTAGATGGGAAATGGCAAAGAATCTCATGGAAACAAGCCATAGAAGAGATATCAGAGAAGATGCTAAAATTAAGAGCAGAGAATGGACCAGATGTAGCGATGTTCTTAGGCTCAGCAAAATTTAATCTACAACAAGCTTTTTATTTTAGAAAGTTTGCAGCAATGTGGGGAACAAACAATATAGATCACGTAGCTAGAATCTGACATAGTGCAACAGTTGCCGGTGTGGCAAATACATGGGGTTATGGCGCTATGACAAATCACTTTGGTGATGTTGTTGGAAACTCAAAAGCTATATTAATGATTGGAGCAAATTCAGCTGTAGCAAATCCAATTGGATTTAAACATTTTCTTCAAGCAAAAGATAGAAATAATGCTAAATTAATTGTAGTTGACCCAGTTTATACAAAATCTGCAGCAAAAGCAGACCACTACTTAAGAATTAGAACAGGAACAGATGTTGCTTTTATATATGGATTATTACATCTAATATTTAAAAACGGTTGGGAAGATAAAGAATTTATTGACAGTCGTGTTTATGGAATGGATGAAGTAAGACAAGAAGCAAAAAAATGGACACCAGAAGTAACAGCTGATGTTACAGGAATTCCTGCTGAAAAAATTATTCAGCTTGCAACTTTGCTAGCTAAAACAAAACCAACTACTGTCGTTTGGGCTTTAGGTATTACTCAACATAGTACAGGAACATCAAATACTAGAATTCTTCCAATACTTCAATTAGTATTAGGAAATATGGGTAAAAAAGGTGGAGGATGTAATATTATTAGAGGACATGATAATGTTCAAGGTTCTACTGATATGTGTTGTCTTTCTGATAGTTTACCAGGGTATTATGGTTTAAGTGAAGCTTCATGGAAATATTACTCAAAAGCATGGGGTGTTGATTATAAATGGTTACAAAATAGATTTCATTCTCCTAAATGGATGAACGAAAAAGGATTTTCACTAGCAAAATGGTGGCAAGGTGTTTTACAAGAGGAAAAAACTTACTCTTCAAGTCCAATTAGAGCTTTATGGGTTCAAGGTACTGGTATCACATCAATGGCACAAACTGCTAAAGTAAAAGAGGCTTTAGACAAATTAGACCTTTTAGTAGTAGCAGAACCATTTGTAAATGAAGCTGCTGTAATTACAAATAAAACAGACAATATTTACGTACTTCCTGTTTGTACACAATTTGAAACAGAAGGAAGTGTAACAGCAACAAATAGATCTTCACAATGGAGAAGTAAAGTTGTAGATCCATTATATGAAAGTAAAGAAGATCATCAAGTGATGTTTGAATTTGCTAAAAAATTTGGTTTTTATGATGAATATGTAAAAGCAATGAAAATGGATATCGTGGACAATGAAATAAAAGTTGTAAAAGATGACTTTATATGGCCAGATGATGCAGCAAATGAATTAGCAAGAACAGTAAAAACAATTGGTCTTGGTGGTTGGACTGTAAATAGATTAAGAGAGCATCAAGAAAATTGGCATCTATTTGATCCTATTACTTTAGAAGGTAGAGGAAAAATGAAAGGTCAATATTATGGATTGCCTTGGCCTAGTTGGGATAAAAAACACCCAGGAAGTCCAATACTTTATGATGTTGATACTCCTATGTTAAAAGGTGGTATGGGATTTAGAAATAGATTTGGACTTGAACACGATGGAATTAGTCAATTACCTGATGAAAGAGTAAGTGTAAAAGATTCAAAAGTAAAAGGTGGATATCCAGAAATCACAAAAGATAATATTGAAGAAGTATTAAATATTAAATTAACTGAAGATGAAAAAAGAAAAATGGGTGCAAACTGGAAAGTTGATTTAAGTGGAATCATCCAAGAAAAATGTAATGCTGCTGGAGTATGCGTTTATGGTAATGCAAAAGCAAGAGCAAAAGTATGGACATTCCCAGACCCAATTCCAAAACATAGAGAACCAATTCACTCACCAAGATTTGATTTAGTTCAAAAATATCCTACATATGAGGATCAGACAAATAACTTTAGAGTTGATGTAAAATTTAAATCTGAACAAATGGAACAAGATTGGTCAAAAGAGTTCCCAACTATGTTGGTTACAATGAGACTTGTAAACTTAAGTGGTGCTGGTATGATTGAAAGAACAAGTAAATATCTTTCTCATATAACACCTGATATGTTTGCAAATATTAATCCTGAGTTAGCAGCCAAATATGGACTAAGAGATGGTGATGATATGTGGTTACATTCACCTCAAGGTACAAAAATTAAGGTAAAAGCTCAATACAGTAATAGAGTTACTCCTGATAGAATTGCTCTACCATATAACTTTGCAGGTGTTATGCAAGGTGTTGATATGAGTGCAAATTATCCTGAAGGAACAAAGCCATATGCAATAGGTGAGAGTTCAAACACGATAACGAACTATGGATTTGATGTAATAACACAAATACCTGAATTTAATGCAGGTCTTTGCAGAATAGAAAGAGCGTAG
- the fdh3B gene encoding formate dehydrogenase FDH3 subunit beta gives MARMKFYCDEDRCIECFACTVGCSEAHELPTGISRRKVITLNEGIEGLEYSLSIACMHCTDAPCEQVCPVDCFYIREDGIVLHDKEKCIGCGYCLYACPFGAPQFPRDGAFGIKGAMDKCTMCAGGPLETNSEHERELYGQNRIAEGKVPMCAAVCSTNALLVGDSQKVSEIYRQRVLSRGHKHNESPVAWSSAYKS, from the coding sequence ATGGCAAGAATGAAATTTTATTGCGATGAAGATAGATGTATAGAGTGCTTTGCTTGTACAGTAGGTTGTTCAGAAGCTCACGAATTACCAACAGGAATAAGTAGAAGAAAAGTAATAACATTAAACGAAGGGATAGAAGGGTTAGAATACTCATTATCAATAGCTTGTATGCATTGTACAGACGCACCATGCGAACAAGTATGTCCAGTAGATTGTTTCTATATCAGAGAAGATGGGATTGTTCTTCATGATAAAGAGAAATGTATAGGATGTGGATATTGTCTATACGCTTGCCCTTTTGGAGCACCACAATTTCCAAGAGATGGAGCATTTGGAATAAAAGGAGCGATGGATAAATGTACAATGTGTGCAGGAGGACCATTAGAAACAAATAGTGAACACGAAAGAGAACTATATGGACAAAATAGAATAGCAGAAGGTAAAGTACCAATGTGCGCAGCAGTTTGTTCAACAAATGCATTACTAGTAGGAGATTCACAAAAAGTTTCAGAGATATACAGACAAAGAGTTCTATCAAGAGGACATAAACATAATGAGTCTCCAGTAGCATGGAGTTCGGCATATAAATCATAA
- a CDS encoding formate dehydrogenase subunit gamma, producing MRIKYILVLFLTLASAAIAADATSAIFGKDLIPNILAYDKEGTLHLGKWFTLLQSTYFKPIFLGVLIGVPTVFFIHYKIIGPMIFSHDRKKIFVFSVFNRIIHTIAAIAFILIVPTGFIIVFGTTFGGGELVRISKDIHAIATILFVISVIPMLIMWFKDMLPTSDDIKWMMILGGYLNKRKDPIPAGRFNAGQKMWFYVCTFGGIVMILTGAIMFFQDFKIEFIISLGISQIDLLRGSAIVHNVLGMAVAALFMTHVYMSVFAIKGAIHSIITGYKEEEEVEILHSTFYKKLKNDNKI from the coding sequence ATGAGAATTAAATATATATTAGTTTTATTTCTAACACTAGCATCAGCAGCAATAGCTGCAGATGCAACAAGTGCAATATTTGGAAAAGATTTAATACCAAATATCTTGGCATATGATAAAGAGGGAACTTTACATTTAGGAAAATGGTTTACTTTGCTACAAAGTACATATTTTAAACCTATATTTTTAGGCGTATTAATAGGAGTACCAACAGTCTTTTTTATACACTATAAAATAATAGGACCAATGATATTTTCACATGATAGAAAAAAGATATTTGTTTTTTCAGTATTTAATAGAATAATACATACAATAGCAGCAATAGCATTTATATTAATAGTACCAACAGGATTTATAATCGTATTTGGAACAACATTTGGTGGAGGAGAATTAGTAAGAATAAGTAAAGATATTCATGCAATAGCAACAATATTATTTGTAATATCAGTAATACCAATGTTAATAATGTGGTTTAAGGATATGCTACCAACAAGTGATGATATAAAATGGATGATGATATTAGGAGGATATTTAAATAAAAGAAAAGACCCCATCCCAGCAGGAAGATTTAATGCAGGACAAAAGATGTGGTTTTATGTATGTACCTTCGGAGGGATAGTAATGATTCTAACAGGTGCAATAATGTTTTTCCAAGATTTTAAAATAGAATTCATAATATCATTAGGAATATCACAAATAGATTTATTAAGAGGAAGCGCAATAGTGCATAATGTATTAGGAATGGCAGTAGCAGCACTATTTATGACCCACGTATATATGTCAGTATTTGCAATAAAAGGAGCAATACATAGTATAATAACAGGATATAAAGAGGAAGAAGAAGTAGAGATTCTACATAGTACTTTTTATAAAAAGTTAAAAAATGACAATAAAATCTAA
- a CDS encoding 4Fe-4S dicluster domain-containing protein, which translates to MQEFVYYNPGGLDFPLDEAIFVAKTIEETKDANFLISNTSEVDSEVSADEIDFYIRNSKDSISDKINNVYKLYEIAAIKFDNAQDITYTQKVGNKLLLVANKEDAKNFISSVEPKEFDMYQISEDIIKSISGHIGNLSVVVDDEGKDVTLKVDQIVWFNVKELGLKQSGSFDPTTSSINEVIQTLRKNIEEYEYKKITTYDANICQYHERREEVCGRCEDVCPTTAIIKIDDRKHLEFSQIDCHGCGGCISICPSGALEYAPITRNSIYEMAQEFRNKIPLIVPDKMNISALDIELEENVLPFKIDGEKFLHETSFLTILQESGSQVIFYTDFLSKGSKDAIRILNDIYEKKYAKKAIFVAMNEEELKEAMQNANLIEGSHFSYNQEDERKREAFAVRLSGLVGSDDLGVVKTGENVHYAKVNINQDNCTLCLSCVGACNVDALKAYPEDNTLRLNPSICTGCGYCELSCPEKDCLTIEQDIIELNPKWFLERVVAKDELFACVECGKEFATKKSIEKIAGIMGPIFANDPIKQRTLYCCENCKPKVMFANDAVRNQRV; encoded by the coding sequence ATGCAAGAGTTTGTATATTATAACCCAGGTGGGTTGGATTTCCCTTTGGATGAAGCAATATTCGTTGCTAAGACTATTGAGGAAACAAAGGATGCTAACTTCTTAATTTCTAATACTTCAGAAGTTGATAGTGAAGTAAGTGCAGATGAAATAGACTTCTATATTAGAAATAGTAAAGACTCAATTTCAGATAAAATAAACAATGTTTATAAACTTTATGAAATTGCTGCTATTAAGTTTGATAATGCTCAAGATATAACTTATACTCAAAAAGTGGGAAATAAACTTTTACTTGTTGCAAATAAAGAAGATGCAAAAAATTTCATCTCTTCTGTTGAACCAAAAGAGTTTGATATGTACCAAATCTCTGAAGATATTATAAAATCAATTAGTGGACATATTGGAAATTTAAGTGTTGTTGTAGATGATGAAGGAAAAGATGTAACTTTAAAAGTTGACCAAATTGTTTGGTTTAATGTAAAAGAATTAGGTTTAAAACAAAGTGGTAGTTTTGATCCAACTACTTCATCAATAAATGAAGTTATACAAACGCTTAGAAAAAATATAGAAGAGTATGAGTACAAAAAAATAACAACATATGATGCAAATATTTGTCAATACCATGAAAGAAGAGAAGAAGTTTGTGGTAGATGTGAAGATGTTTGTCCAACTACTGCAATTATAAAAATCGATGATAGAAAACATTTAGAATTCTCTCAAATAGATTGTCATGGTTGTGGAGGTTGTATCTCTATTTGTCCTTCAGGAGCATTAGAATATGCACCAATTACTAGAAATTCTATTTATGAGATGGCACAAGAATTTAGAAATAAAATTCCATTGATTGTTCCAGATAAAATGAATATCTCTGCATTGGATATTGAATTAGAAGAGAATGTTCTTCCTTTTAAAATTGATGGAGAGAAGTTTTTACATGAAACATCTTTTTTAACTATATTACAAGAGAGTGGCTCTCAAGTGATTTTCTATACTGACTTTTTATCAAAAGGAAGTAAAGATGCTATTAGAATTTTAAATGATATTTATGAAAAAAAATATGCTAAAAAAGCAATTTTTGTAGCAATGAATGAAGAAGAATTAAAAGAAGCAATGCAAAATGCTAATTTAATTGAAGGTTCACATTTTTCTTATAATCAAGAAGATGAAAGAAAAAGAGAAGCTTTTGCTGTTAGATTATCAGGTCTTGTAGGAAGTGATGATTTAGGTGTAGTAAAAACTGGTGAAAATGTTCATTATGCAAAAGTAAATATCAATCAAGATAACTGTACTTTATGTCTTTCATGTGTTGGAGCATGTAATGTAGATGCACTAAAAGCATATCCTGAAGATAATACTTTAAGATTAAATCCATCAATTTGTACAGGATGTGGATATTGTGAACTTTCTTGTCCTGAAAAAGATTGTCTTACAATTGAACAAGACATAATAGAATTAAATCCAAAATGGTTCTTAGAAAGAGTAGTAGCAAAAGATGAACTTTTTGCATGTGTAGAGTGTGGTAAAGAGTTTGCTACAAAAAAATCAATAGAAAAAATTGCAGGTATTATGGGACCAATTTTTGCAAATGACCCAATAAAACAAAGAACACTTTATTGTTGTGAAAACTGTAAACCAAAAGTAATGTTTGCAAATGATGCAGTAAGGAACCAACGAGTATGA
- a CDS encoding TorD/DmsD family molecular chaperone — MNNIELNKARAVYYGLFSSLFSYINSEDEFSIKNSIELLSQAPIDDNCKIAFEELNIFLQEKAMSGLVEENNQIFFSPSTTFIPVTASFYNEDRDDGQKRVEMTNIVLKSTFRKDSMSFREAEDHVCFIFSFIKNILEQDYSKINNDLVVETFSVVLNSFIDSFIQDVYNHEESDFYKNIAVILKVFIELERALLNIERPTEHKVRKQHDIFHKKKKGFTKKAKRNFDEVTSL; from the coding sequence ATGAATAATATAGAATTAAACAAAGCAAGAGCAGTCTATTATGGACTGTTTAGCTCGCTATTTTCATATATAAATAGTGAAGATGAATTTAGTATAAAAAATTCAATAGAGCTTTTAAGTCAAGCTCCAATTGATGATAATTGTAAAATAGCTTTTGAAGAGTTAAACATTTTTTTACAAGAAAAAGCAATGAGTGGCTTAGTAGAAGAGAATAATCAAATTTTCTTTAGTCCAAGTACAACTTTTATTCCAGTAACAGCATCTTTTTATAATGAAGATAGAGATGATGGACAAAAAAGAGTTGAGATGACAAATATAGTTTTAAAATCAACTTTTAGAAAAGATAGTATGAGTTTTAGAGAAGCTGAAGACCATGTATGTTTTATTTTTAGTTTTATCAAAAATATATTAGAGCAAGATTATTCAAAAATAAATAATGATTTAGTAGTGGAAACTTTTAGTGTTGTTCTTAATAGTTTCATTGATTCATTTATTCAAGATGTATATAATCATGAAGAGAGTGATTTTTATAAAAATATTGCAGTTATTTTAAAAGTATTTATTGAACTTGAAAGAGCTTTATTAAATATTGAAAGACCAACTGAACATAAAGTTAGAAAACAGCATGATATTTTTCATAAAAAGAAAAAAGGTTTTACAAAAAAAGCAAAAAGAAATTTTGACGAAGTTACTAGTCTTTAG
- a CDS encoding twin-arginine translocation signal domain-containing protein has protein sequence MKEERRSFIKRTLEASAIVAAGSTVAMASSKSEKRTSGNGVVIGKSPKKEVLYKQTAQWEAFYKASY, from the coding sequence ATGAAAGAGGAAAGAAGGAGTTTTATAAAAAGAACTCTGGAAGCAAGTGCAATAGTAGCTGCAGGAAGTACAGTTGCAATGGCAAGCAGTAAAAGTGAAAAAAGAACAAGTGGAAATGGTGTAGTTATAGGGAAATCTCCGAAAAAAGAGGTTTTATATAAACAAACAGCCCAATGGGAAGCTTTTTATAAAGCTAGTTATTAA
- a CDS encoding formate dehydrogenase subunit alpha produces MGKNILNEMSLKLGRRNFLKLASIGAGIGATSMFASTKSVREATEEEIRNPFPGSKKVKTICSICSAGCGVVAEVQNGVWVRQDVAQDHPISEGSHCCKGIDQIDLVKSKQRVKHPLKKVDGKWQRISWKQAIEEISEKMLKLRAENGPDVAMFLGSAKFNLQQAFYFRKFAAMWGTNNIDHVARIUHSATVAGVANTWGYGAMTNHFGDVVGNSKAILMIGANSAVANPIGFKHFLQAKDRNNAKLIVVDPVYTKSAAKADHYLRIRTGTDVAFIYGLLHLIFKNGWEDKEFIDSRVYGMDEVRQEAKKWTPEVTADVTGIPAEKIIQLATLLAKTKPTTVVWALGITQHSTGTSNTRILPILQLVLGNMGKKGGGCNIIRGHDNVQGSTDMCCLSDSLPGYYGLSEASWKYYSKAWGVDYKWLQNRFHSPKWMNEKGFSLAKWWQGVLQEEKTYSSSPIRALWVQGTGITSMAQTAKVKEALDKLDLLVVAEPFVNEAAVITNKTDNIYVLPVCTQFETEGSVTATNRSSQWRSKVVDPLYESKEDHQVMFEFAKKFGFYDEYVKAMKMDIVDNEIKVVKDDFIWPDDAANELARTVKTIGLGGWTVNRLREHQENWHLFDPITLEGRGKMKGQYYGLPWPSWDKKHPGSPILYDVDTPMLKGGMGFRNRFGLEHDGISQLPDERVSVKDSKVKGGYPEITKDNIEEVLNIKLTEDEKRKMGANWKVDLSGIIQEKCNAAGVCVYGNAKARAKVWTFPDPIPKHREPIHSPRFDLVQKYPTYEDQTNNFRVDVKFKSEQMEQDWSKEFPTMLVTMRLVNLSGAGMIERTSKYLSHITPDMFANINPELAAKYGLRDGDDMWLHSPQGTKIKVKAQYSNRVTPDRIALPYNFAGVMQGVDMSANYPEGTKPYAIGESSNTITNYGFDVITQIPEFNAGLCRIERA; encoded by the coding sequence ATGGGTAAAAATATACTCAATGAGATGTCTTTGAAACTAGGAAGAAGAAATTTTCTAAAACTTGCTTCAATCGGTGCAGGGATTGGTGCAACATCAATGTTTGCATCAACAAAAAGTGTAAGAGAAGCAACAGAAGAAGAGATAAGAAATCCTTTTCCAGGGTCAAAGAAAGTAAAAACAATATGTAGTATATGCTCAGCAGGATGCGGAGTAGTAGCAGAAGTACAAAATGGAGTATGGGTAAGACAAGATGTGGCACAAGACCATCCAATAAGTGAAGGTAGTCACTGTTGTAAAGGTATAGATCAAATAGATTTAGTAAAAAGTAAACAAAGAGTAAAACACCCATTAAAAAAAGTAGATGGGAAATGGCAAAGAATCTCATGGAAACAAGCCATAGAAGAGATATCAGAGAAGATGCTAAAATTAAGAGCAGAGAATGGACCAGATGTAGCGATGTTCTTAGGCTCAGCAAAATTTAATCTACAACAAGCTTTTTATTTTAGAAAGTTTGCAGCAATGTGGGGAACAAACAATATAGATCACGTAGCTAGAATCTGACATAGTGCAACAGTTGCCGGTGTGGCAAATACATGGGGTTATGGCGCTATGACAAATCACTTTGGTGATGTTGTTGGAAACTCAAAAGCTATATTAATGATTGGAGCAAATTCAGCTGTAGCAAATCCAATTGGATTTAAACATTTTCTTCAAGCAAAAGATAGAAATAATGCTAAATTAATTGTAGTTGACCCAGTTTATACAAAATCTGCAGCAAAAGCAGACCACTACTTAAGAATTAGAACAGGAACAGATGTTGCTTTTATATATGGATTATTACATCTAATATTTAAAAACGGTTGGGAAGATAAAGAATTTATTGACAGTCGTGTTTATGGAATGGATGAAGTAAGACAAGAAGCAAAAAAATGGACACCAGAAGTAACAGCTGATGTTACAGGAATTCCTGCTGAAAAAATTATTCAGCTTGCAACTTTGCTAGCTAAAACAAAACCAACTACTGTCGTTTGGGCTTTAGGTATTACTCAACATAGTACAGGAACATCAAATACTAGAATTCTTCCAATACTTCAATTAGTATTAGGAAATATGGGTAAAAAAGGTGGAGGATGTAATATTATTAGAGGACATGATAATGTTCAAGGTTCTACTGATATGTGTTGTCTTTCTGATAGTTTACCAGGGTATTATGGTTTAAGTGAAGCTTCATGGAAATATTACTCAAAAGCATGGGGTGTTGATTATAAATGGTTACAAAATAGATTTCATTCTCCTAAATGGATGAACGAAAAAGGATTTTCACTAGCAAAATGGTGGCAAGGTGTTTTACAAGAGGAAAAAACTTACTCTTCAAGTCCAATTAGAGCTTTATGGGTTCAAGGTACTGGTATCACATCAATGGCACAAACTGCTAAAGTAAAAGAGGCTTTAGACAAATTAGACCTTTTAGTAGTAGCAGAACCATTTGTAAATGAAGCTGCTGTAATTACAAATAAAACAGACAATATTTACGTACTTCCTGTTTGTACACAATTTGAAACAGAAGGAAGTGTAACAGCAACAAATAGATCTTCACAATGGAGAAGTAAAGTTGTAGATCCATTATATGAAAGTAAAGAAGATCATCAAGTGATGTTTGAATTTGCTAAAAAATTTGGTTTTTATGATGAATATGTAAAAGCAATGAAAATGGATATCGTGGACAATGAAATAAAAGTTGTAAAAGATGACTTTATATGGCCAGATGATGCAGCAAATGAATTAGCAAGAACAGTAAAAACAATTGGTCTTGGTGGTTGGACTGTAAATAGATTAAGAGAGCATCAAGAAAATTGGCATCTATTTGATCCTATTACTTTAGAAGGTAGAGGAAAAATGAAAGGTCAATATTATGGATTGCCTTGGCCTAGTTGGGATAAAAAACACCCAGGAAGTCCAATACTTTATGATGTTGATACTCCTATGTTAAAAGGTGGTATGGGATTTAGAAATAGATTTGGACTTGAACACGATGGAATTAGTCAATTACCTGATGAAAGAGTAAGTGTAAAAGATTCAAAAGTAAAAGGTGGATATCCAGAAATCACAAAAGATAATATTGAAGAAGTATTAAATATTAAATTAACTGAAGATGAAAAAAGAAAAATGGGTGCAAACTGGAAAGTTGATTTAAGTGGAATCATCCAAGAAAAATGTAATGCTGCTGGAGTATGCGTTTATGGTAATGCAAAAGCAAGAGCAAAAGTATGGACATTCCCAGACCCAATTCCAAAACATAGAGAACCAATTCACTCACCAAGATTTGATTTAGTTCAAAAATATCCTACATATGAGGATCAGACAAATAACTTTAGAGTTGATGTAAAATTTAAATCTGAACAAATGGAACAAGATTGGTCAAAAGAGTTCCCAACTATGTTGGTTACAATGAGACTTGTAAACTTAAGTGGTGCTGGTATGATTGAAAGAACAAGTAAATATCTTTCTCATATAACACCTGATATGTTTGCAAATATTAATCCTGAGTTAGCAGCCAAATATGGACTAAGAGATGGTGATGATATGTGGTTACATTCACCTCAAGGTACAAAAATTAAGGTAAAAGCTCAATACAGTAATAGAGTTACTCCTGATAGAATTGCTCTACCATATAACTTTGCAGGTGTTATGCAAGGTGTTGATATGAGTGCAAATTATCCTGAAGGAACAAAGCCATATGCAATAGGTGAGAGTTCAAACACGATAACGAACTATGGATTTGATGTAATAACACAAATACCTGAATTTAATGCAGGTCTTTGCAGAATAGAAAGAGCGTAG
- a CDS encoding molecular chaperone TorD family protein — MKETEINKARAIYYKIFSSFFVYSKDINKYENLLELIEVVKNNGLDSSSGEAFLNLSQKLPKDSNELLLQEFDNIFYNPQTTQIRTTASYYDEGVESGRKRVQMLDFLAKTKIRRDEKKFSEYEDSIGFIFTVLCELANLVSEGQEQYKTVQHCIFKDILNEFVEDFSKIVYEHEKSDIYKDVIAALVSFMEFERLYLEVSKAKAKTTITQVEQKEEISEEEKERRARNKAAKAAGPKKQQDDVFVTYDVEKDI, encoded by the coding sequence ATGAAAGAAACAGAAATTAATAAAGCAAGAGCAATATACTATAAAATATTTAGCTCATTTTTTGTTTATTCAAAAGATATAAATAAATATGAAAATTTATTAGAATTAATTGAGGTTGTAAAAAATAATGGATTGGATAGTTCTAGTGGTGAAGCTTTTTTAAATTTATCACAAAAATTACCAAAAGATTCAAATGAATTATTATTACAAGAGTTTGATAATATTTTTTATAATCCACAAACAACACAAATAAGAACAACAGCTTCATATTATGATGAAGGTGTAGAAAGTGGAAGAAAAAGAGTTCAAATGCTTGATTTTCTTGCAAAAACAAAAATAAGAAGAGATGAAAAGAAATTTAGTGAGTATGAAGATTCAATTGGATTTATTTTTACTGTTCTTTGTGAGCTTGCAAATTTAGTTTCAGAAGGTCAAGAACAATATAAAACAGTTCAACACTGTATATTCAAAGATATTTTAAATGAATTTGTTGAAGATTTTTCTAAAATTGTTTATGAACATGAAAAATCAGATATTTATAAAGATGTAATTGCTGCGTTAGTATCTTTTATGGAATTTGAAAGATTATATTTAGAAGTATCAAAAGCAAAAGCTAAAACAACAATAACTCAAGTAGAACAAAAAGAAGAAATTTCAGAAGAAGAAAAAGAAAGAAGAGCAAGAAATAAAGCTGCTAAAGCAGCAGGACCAAAAAAACAACAAGATGATGTTTTTGTTACATATGATGTAGAAAAAGACATCTAA
- a CDS encoding Tat pathway signal protein, with product MQEDRRQFVKKSAMVVGASVAVGATTLAASGKSHEADSNGVVVGNSTKKEITYKKTKAWEEYYKQAK from the coding sequence ATGCAAGAAGATAGAAGACAATTTGTCAAAAAAAGTGCAATGGTTGTTGGTGCAAGTGTAGCTGTTGGTGCTACTACACTAGCTGCAAGTGGAAAAAGCCATGAGGCTGATTCTAATGGTGTTGTTGTAGGTAACTCAACTAAAAAAGAGATAACTTACAAAAAAACTAAAGCTTGGGAAGAGTATTACAAACAAGCAAAATAG